The stretch of DNA GGTCGCCGGGTCGTCTCCTTCGCCCGCGATCACGAGTTCGTCCGATTTCGTCGAAGCGGCAAGGAGCGCCGCCATGTACCAGGCATGGGCAGAGGGGTTTCTCCCGGCATCCCCTGCAAACGCATCGAACGAGGAGGAGGAGGCTTCCCAGTAGCGGCTCAATCCGGTCAGGCGAAAGAGCGTGACCAGGGCAAAGAGGGCCATGGAATTCCCCGAGGGGAGTGCGCCGTCGTGGATCTCCTTCTGCCTGAGGATCAGCTGCTCGCCGTCGGCGGAGACGGTATAAAATCCGCCTCCCGAAGGATCCCCGAACCGCTCGATCATCGCGTCGGCAAGGCGGCAGGCCTCCCTGAGGATCTCCGGGTCGAACGACGCCTCATAGACCTCTGCAAGCGCCCAGACGAGGTACGCATAGTCGGCGAGCATCCCGGAAACCGCCGCCTCCCCGTCCATATACCGGTGGAGAAGCCCCCCGTCTGGCCGGCGCAGGCGGTCGAGGAGAACGCCTGCCGCCCCCTGTGCTGCCGCCACGTACCCCGTCCTGCCGGAGTACCGGCCTGCACGGGCAAGCGCCGCGACCATCAGGGCGTTCCAGTCGAGAAGGATCTTCTCGTCCCGGTGCGGCCGTGCCCTCCCCTTCCTGACCGAGAGGAGTTTTTCCCGCACCGCCTCAAGCCTGCGCCTGATCTCGTCCTCGGGGATGCCGGTGGTGCGGGAGAGGACCTGCGGCGATACGGCCCGGTGGGGGATATCCCCTGATCCCTCCCCGATCCCGTATGCCTCGATGAAGAGGGCCGCATCTTCGCCGCCGACGGCAGACCGCACCTCCTCTGCAGTCCAGAGATAGAACTTCCCCTCGACCCCCTCGCTGTCCGCATCCTCCGCGGTGTAAAACGCCCCTTCAGGAGAGGCGAGGTCCCTCTGGACATAGGTGAAGATCTCGTCGGCGGCGCTCAGGTAGAAGGCGTCGCCGGTCGCCATATGGGCCTCGGTGAAGGCGAGGGCGAGCATCGCCTGGTCGTAGAGCATCTTCTCGAAGTGAGGGACGAGCCATTTGCGGTCGGTCGCATACCGGTGGACACCGAAGCCGATCTGGTCGAAGATCCCGCCGCCCCGCACCTCCCTGAGGGTCTGTTCGGCCATCGCGAGGGCCATGGGATCGCCGGTCCAGTGCCAGTACCGGATCAGGAAGATGATCATATGGGGCGAAGGAAACTTCGGCGACCGGTCGAAACCGCCATACGAGGGATCGTAGCGCCGCTTCATCTCCGCATACCCCTCCCGGAGAAGAGCGGTCTCGGCCTTCCCCCGCAGGGAGGCCCCGGCCCCGAGGTCGTCGACGATCTCCCGCGCCGACCCGACGAGGTCGTCGCGCCTCGTCTCCCAGAGATGGCGGATCTTTTTGAGGACGTCGATCAGCCCGGTCACCCCGAGCCTCGTCTCTTTCGGGAGATAGGTGGCGGCGAAAAACGGGAGGCGATCCGGGGTCATGACGATCGTCAGCGGCCACCCGCCGCGGCCGGTGAGGGCGAGGCAGACCTGCATGTAGACGGCGTCGATGTCCGGCCGCTCCTCCCGGTCGACCTTGACGGCGACGAAACCCTCGTTGAGAACCTCCGCGACCCCTGCGTCTTCGAAGGACTCTTCGGCCATCACATGGCACCAGTGGCAGGTGGAATAGCCGATCGAAAGAAAAACCGGTTTATCTTCATCCCGCGCCTTTTTGAAGGCCTCCTCGCCCCAGGGATACCAGTCCACCGGGTTGTGCGCGTGCTGCCTGAGGTACGGGCTTTTCTCCCCGACGAGACGGTTGGCTCGCCCCTCTGATCCCCCCATCATCACAAACGATCAGCACAGCGCCGGCACATATAACTCTTTGGCAGAGGGCGAGAGAGGCCGGAGGCCTCACCGCCCGTAGAGCACGTATGTCTCCCCGTACTGGACCACGTGCCCTTCCATCGCCTGGAGAAGCGCTTTTTTCTCGGCACCGGCCTGGAGATCGAGGACGGCATCGAGGCCGAAGACCTTGAACTCATAGCGGTGATCGCGCCCCTTCGGCGG from Methanofollis liminatans DSM 4140 encodes:
- a CDS encoding thioredoxin domain-containing protein; translated protein: MMGGSEGRANRLVGEKSPYLRQHAHNPVDWYPWGEEAFKKARDEDKPVFLSIGYSTCHWCHVMAEESFEDAGVAEVLNEGFVAVKVDREERPDIDAVYMQVCLALTGRGGWPLTIVMTPDRLPFFAATYLPKETRLGVTGLIDVLKKIRHLWETRRDDLVGSAREIVDDLGAGASLRGKAETALLREGYAEMKRRYDPSYGGFDRSPKFPSPHMIIFLIRYWHWTGDPMALAMAEQTLREVRGGGIFDQIGFGVHRYATDRKWLVPHFEKMLYDQAMLALAFTEAHMATGDAFYLSAADEIFTYVQRDLASPEGAFYTAEDADSEGVEGKFYLWTAEEVRSAVGGEDAALFIEAYGIGEGSGDIPHRAVSPQVLSRTTGIPEDEIRRRLEAVREKLLSVRKGRARPHRDEKILLDWNALMVAALARAGRYSGRTGYVAAAQGAAGVLLDRLRRPDGGLLHRYMDGEAAVSGMLADYAYLVWALAEVYEASFDPEILREACRLADAMIERFGDPSGGGFYTVSADGEQLILRQKEIHDGALPSGNSMALFALVTLFRLTGLSRYWEASSSSFDAFAGDAGRNPSAHAWYMAALLAASTKSDELVIAGEGDDPATRKMLDLVASSYRPNLTVLLKDRRSADVLAEVAPHTALMSAQGGKATAYLCRGTACEQPVTSPEDLDKILGDEELFHK